One Aegilops tauschii subsp. strangulata cultivar AL8/78 chromosome 7, Aet v6.0, whole genome shotgun sequence genomic window carries:
- the LOC141027097 gene encoding uncharacterized protein, with protein MIQERGDYKSFDPADILERLNTHEFQLAEKRDLYGPSYGTSHALKAKAVSESEGEDSGSSLGDLEELSQELAMLVKKFQKFSRRGRFGKSSRSDDSSSRDYKKRLCHKCKKPGHYIQDCPQWGKETMKKKYKDYSSDDSKKKNKSSKSSSSKSSKSSSHKKSSSKKARAFIGKEMDSEAESEEHEEEEASEESESGVASLALATTFVSKSIFNTEVNGFHNKADDDNDDYTPTYCFMAKGAKVLKYPSSESSEDESDENLQPSYSKLAKIAVKQQKAFEKVQNMLDKSDDMLGKEKWKFKKAGQLNKAQYKKERLLKKNIVKMTTDKLIATQTEIKNLSDEFDTYRAHWLGAKVRFVKLAKVFSSNVAPTHIEIPQDEASAQPTEEHASTADEN; from the exons atgatacaagaacgtggagactacaagtcatttgatcccgctgatatcctcgaaaggctaaacactcatgagttccagcttgctgagaagagagatctctatggtccGAGCTATGGCACATCACAcgccctgaaggccaaggcagtgtctgaatctgaaggtgaagattctggtagcagccttggtgatcttgaagaactgagccaggagctagcaatgctcgtgaagaaattccagaagttctcaaggcgtggtcgctttggaaaatcctcaagaagtgatgattcctcatcccgtgactacaagaagaggctatgccacaaatgcaagaaacctggtcactacattcaagattgtcctcagtggggaAAGGAAACAatgaagaagaaatacaaggattacagttcggatgactcaaagaagaagaataaatcttcaaagtcttcatcatcaaaatcctcgaagtcttcatctcacaagaagagtagctctaagaaggctcgggcattcattggcaaggaaatggactctgaagctgaatctgaggaacatgaggaagaggaggcatctgaggagtcagaatctggtgtggcgagcctagccctcgctactacGTTCGTCAGCAAGTCGATCTTCAACACTGAAGTAAATGGCTTCCACAACAAGGCTGACGACGACAATGATGACTAcactcccacctattgcttcatggcgaagggtgccaaggtactcaaatatccctcctctgaatcaagtgaggatgaatctgatgaaaacctccaGCCTAGCTACTcaaaacttgctaagattgctgtgaaacaacaaaaggcttttgaaaaggttcaaaacatgctagataaaagtgatgatatgttgg GcaaagaaaaatggaaattcAAGAAGGCCGGGCAGTTGAAtaaagcgcagtacaagaaggagcgccTTCTGAAGAAGAACATTGTGAAAATGACCACTGACAAACTCATTGCTACTCAAACTGAGATCAAAAatctcagtgatgaatttgacacCTACCGTGCacactggcttggagccaaagtcagatttgtcAAATTGGCGAAAGTATTTTCTTCCAATGTTGCTCCCACGCACATTGAAATTCCTCAAGATGAAGCATCTGCccagccgactgaagaacatgccagcaccgctgatgaaaattaG